A window of Xylophilus sp. GW821-FHT01B05 contains these coding sequences:
- the acpA gene encoding acid phosphatase → MHPIFRLVPVALAASTFLSACGGSDGGSTAYDSLLQRDIQNVVVIYAENRGFDNLYGLFPGADGIPGVNPTASGSYVPQTDRDAASTVLAKLPKVWGGVTASGQAVTVPEGSTANQNNQPFQIDAAAGFQSTGVKVGQDVITRDLYHRFYENQMQINGGKNDKFAAWADSGGLTMGYYDGSAMKLWKLAQQYVLADNFFMGAFGGSFLNHQYLVCACAPEYPNADSSVAKTSISVVDQDASGNYLTSLTQAANSPASAIAGPPTFVNSNTITPKNYAGDGKFYAVNTMQPPYQPSSNAPAAGASNLTADPSKASTLPPQTATTIGDLLDKKSVSWAWYAGGYNTTLTSALSDRKFGSPVPNFQFHHQPFNYYAKLDPTQTSTAAYRTAHLKDFDSQFLQDAAAGTLPAVSFYKPQGNLNQHAGYANVADGDAHIADVIAKLQASPQWKNMLIVVTYDENGGFWDHKQVPKGDTWGPGTRIPALIVSPWAKHGAVDHTQYDTASTLRFITRRWGLDTLPGLAQRDAALVKNGGKAMGDLTAALDLTQVQ, encoded by the coding sequence ATGCACCCCATTTTTCGACTTGTTCCCGTCGCCCTGGCGGCGTCAACCTTCCTGAGCGCCTGCGGCGGCAGTGACGGTGGCAGCACCGCCTACGACAGCCTGTTGCAGCGCGACATCCAGAACGTCGTCGTGATCTACGCGGAAAACCGCGGCTTCGACAACCTGTACGGCCTGTTCCCCGGCGCCGACGGCATTCCGGGCGTCAACCCCACGGCCAGCGGCAGCTATGTGCCGCAGACCGACCGCGATGCGGCCAGCACGGTGCTGGCCAAGCTGCCCAAGGTCTGGGGTGGCGTGACGGCCTCGGGCCAGGCCGTGACCGTGCCTGAAGGCAGCACCGCCAACCAGAACAACCAGCCGTTCCAGATCGACGCGGCCGCCGGCTTTCAAAGCACGGGCGTGAAGGTGGGGCAGGACGTGATCACGCGCGACCTGTACCACCGCTTCTACGAGAACCAGATGCAGATCAACGGCGGCAAGAACGACAAGTTCGCCGCCTGGGCTGACTCGGGCGGCCTGACCATGGGCTACTACGACGGCAGCGCAATGAAGCTGTGGAAGCTGGCGCAGCAGTACGTGCTGGCCGACAACTTCTTCATGGGCGCGTTTGGCGGCTCTTTCCTGAACCACCAGTACCTGGTCTGCGCCTGCGCGCCGGAGTATCCGAATGCCGACAGCTCGGTGGCCAAGACCTCCATCTCCGTGGTGGACCAGGACGCCTCGGGCAACTACCTCACCAGCCTGACGCAGGCTGCCAACTCGCCCGCGTCGGCCATCGCCGGCCCGCCGACCTTCGTCAACAGCAACACCATCACGCCCAAGAACTACGCAGGCGACGGCAAGTTCTACGCGGTCAACACCATGCAGCCGCCCTACCAGCCGAGCAGCAATGCACCGGCTGCGGGCGCCAGCAACCTGACCGCCGACCCGAGCAAGGCCAGCACCCTGCCGCCGCAGACCGCCACCACCATCGGCGACCTGCTGGACAAGAAGAGCGTGAGCTGGGCCTGGTATGCCGGTGGCTACAACACCACGCTGACTTCGGCCCTGTCGGATCGCAAGTTCGGCAGCCCGGTGCCCAACTTCCAGTTCCACCACCAGCCGTTCAACTACTACGCCAAGCTGGATCCCACCCAGACCTCTACTGCGGCCTACCGCACAGCCCACCTGAAGGACTTCGACAGCCAGTTCCTGCAGGACGCCGCCGCTGGCACGCTGCCGGCCGTGAGCTTCTACAAGCCGCAGGGCAACCTGAACCAGCACGCCGGCTATGCCAACGTGGCCGATGGCGACGCGCACATCGCCGATGTGATCGCCAAGCTGCAAGCCAGTCCGCAGTGGAAGAACATGCTGATCGTCGTGACCTATGACGAAAACGGCGGCTTCTGGGACCACAAGCAAGTACCCAAGGGCGATACCTGGGGCCCGGGCACGCGTATCCCGGCACTGATCGTCTCGCCCTGGGCCAAGCATGGCGCGGTCGACCACACGCAGTACGACACGGCATCCACGCTGCGCTTCATCACCCGCCGCTGGGGCCTGGATACCTTGCCCGGCCTGGCACAGCGCGACGCCGCGCTGGTCAAGAATGGTGGCAAGGCGATGGGCGATCTGACCGCTGCGTTGGACCTGACGCAGGTGCAGTAA
- a CDS encoding cytochrome c peroxidase, protein MFLASGRHRRWALAAGCACLLLAGLWTAHSQTLRPVAAALPAAEANRMQMLAQPDFAKMQAVGRAMFFDRSLSASGAMSCASCHDPAHAYGPPNALSVQLGGATGRQLGARAAPSLRYQQNVPPFTMHRFDDDFDESVDQGPAGGHGWDGRAGTLHEQAAIPLLAAHEMANASPAAVVAKLRGAPYAAQFRDTFGADALDDDARAFQWATLALEMFQQDPKEFYPYSSRFDEYLRGKAPLAANEMRGLALFNDEKKGNCAACHISEVSPNNGAFPAFSDFGYIAIGVPRNRALPVNRDPAFYDLGLCGPDRTDLAGPDNAKLCGAFRTPTLRNVAVRQAFFHNGVMHSLEEAVRFYVTRDTQPQRWYPYPARKAGPHQRYDDLPAQYARNVNTEPPFDRGPGEAPRLSEAEIRDVVAFLHTLTDRDVAATAEAIARPAKPGR, encoded by the coding sequence ATGTTCCTCGCCTCTGGCCGCCACCGGCGCTGGGCTCTTGCTGCCGGCTGCGCCTGTCTCTTGCTGGCCGGCCTGTGGACGGCCCACTCGCAAACCCTGCGCCCTGTGGCCGCGGCCCTACCAGCGGCCGAGGCCAATCGCATGCAGATGCTGGCGCAGCCCGACTTCGCCAAGATGCAGGCGGTGGGCCGGGCGATGTTCTTTGACCGCTCGCTGTCTGCATCCGGCGCCATGTCCTGCGCCAGTTGCCATGACCCGGCACATGCCTATGGCCCGCCCAATGCGCTGTCCGTGCAACTGGGCGGTGCAACGGGCCGGCAACTGGGCGCGCGCGCGGCGCCCTCGCTGCGCTACCAGCAAAACGTGCCGCCCTTCACCATGCACCGCTTCGACGACGATTTTGACGAGAGCGTGGACCAGGGCCCGGCCGGCGGCCATGGCTGGGACGGGCGTGCCGGCACCTTGCACGAGCAGGCCGCCATCCCGCTGCTGGCCGCGCACGAAATGGCCAACGCCAGCCCCGCAGCCGTGGTCGCCAAGCTGCGCGGCGCGCCCTATGCGGCGCAGTTCCGCGACACCTTTGGCGCCGACGCGCTGGACGACGACGCGCGCGCCTTCCAATGGGCCACGCTGGCGCTGGAGATGTTCCAGCAGGACCCGAAAGAGTTCTATCCCTACAGCAGCCGCTTCGATGAATACCTGCGCGGCAAGGCGCCGCTGGCGGCCAACGAGATGCGCGGCCTGGCCTTGTTCAACGACGAGAAAAAAGGCAACTGCGCGGCCTGCCACATCAGCGAAGTCAGCCCCAACAACGGTGCCTTTCCGGCCTTCTCGGATTTTGGCTACATCGCCATCGGCGTGCCGCGCAACCGGGCGCTACCGGTCAACCGCGACCCGGCCTTCTACGACCTGGGCCTGTGCGGGCCAGACCGCACCGACCTGGCCGGCCCCGACAACGCAAAGCTGTGCGGCGCCTTCCGCACCCCGACCCTGCGCAACGTGGCAGTGCGCCAGGCCTTCTTCCACAACGGCGTGATGCACAGCCTGGAAGAGGCGGTGCGCTTCTACGTCACCCGCGATACCCAGCCGCAGCGCTGGTACCCCTACCCCGCGCGCAAGGCCGGCCCGCACCAGCGCTATGACGATCTGCCGGCGCAGTACGCGCGCAACGTCAACACCGAGCCGCCATTCGACCGCGGCCCGGGAGAGGCGCCGCGGCTGAGCGAGGCAGAGATCCGCGATGTCGTGGCCTTTTTGCACACGCTCACGGACCGGGATGTAGCGGCCACGGCCGAGGCGATTGCCCGGCCGGCCAAGCCTGGGCGTTAG
- a CDS encoding RidA family protein: MSVYDKLRELGITLPPVAVPAAAYVPFVRTGNLVFLSGHIARKDGKPWVGQLGGAIATEEGKAAARAIAIDLLGTLQAAIGDLDQITRIVKVMSLVNSVPTFTEQHLVTNGASELFAQVFGAEKGAHARSAFGVAQIPMGACVEIELIAEVA; this comes from the coding sequence ATGAGCGTCTACGACAAACTCCGCGAACTCGGCATCACCCTGCCACCAGTGGCCGTGCCGGCTGCCGCCTACGTGCCTTTTGTGCGCACCGGCAACCTGGTGTTCCTGTCTGGCCACATCGCGCGCAAGGATGGCAAGCCTTGGGTCGGCCAATTGGGCGGCGCCATCGCCACCGAAGAAGGCAAGGCCGCAGCCCGCGCCATCGCCATCGACCTGCTCGGCACGCTGCAGGCCGCCATCGGCGACCTGGACCAGATCACCCGCATCGTCAAGGTCATGAGCCTGGTCAACTCCGTGCCCACGTTTACCGAGCAGCACCTGGTCACCAATGGCGCGAGCGAACTGTTCGCCCAGGTCTTTGGCGCCGAGAAGGGCGCGCATGCACGCAGCGCCTTTGGCGTGGCGCAGATCCCGATGGGGGCTTGTGTCGAGATCGAACTGATCGCCGAGGTCGCCTAA
- a CDS encoding transglutaminase family protein — translation MKLHIVHETHYAYTPPVETAQHLVHLRPRDTDSQTLLQHELVITPVETRRGERTDVYGNTRTFFTLQTVHDELRVVADSVVSTREPAAAPLGAGGSPAWEAVREQFRYRAGGTWDAAAEFVFPSEYVPRHDDFAAYARASFAAGTPVLDAAHALMRRIHAEFRYESDSTEVDTPAVEALAQRRGVCQDFAHIMIGCLRALGLPARYVSGYLLTTPAPGQPRLVGSDASHAWVSVYAPGVEGAAGAWYDFDPTNDRAPGADYVTLAIGRDFGDVSPMRGLLLGGGEHQLQVAVTVEPLA, via the coding sequence ATGAAGCTGCACATCGTCCACGAAACCCACTACGCCTACACCCCGCCGGTGGAGACGGCGCAGCACCTGGTGCACCTGCGCCCGCGTGATACCGACAGCCAGACCTTGCTGCAGCACGAGCTGGTGATCACCCCGGTCGAGACCCGGCGCGGCGAGCGCACCGACGTCTATGGCAACACCCGCACCTTCTTCACTCTGCAGACCGTGCACGACGAGTTGCGCGTGGTGGCCGACAGCGTGGTCAGCACGCGCGAGCCGGCCGCCGCACCGCTGGGCGCTGGCGGCAGCCCGGCCTGGGAGGCGGTGCGCGAGCAGTTTCGCTACCGCGCCGGCGGCACCTGGGATGCGGCGGCGGAGTTTGTGTTTCCCTCGGAATACGTGCCGCGGCACGACGACTTTGCCGCCTATGCACGCGCCAGCTTTGCTGCTGGCACGCCGGTGCTGGATGCCGCCCATGCGCTGATGCGCCGCATCCACGCCGAGTTTCGCTACGAAAGCGACAGCACCGAGGTCGACACGCCTGCGGTAGAGGCCCTGGCCCAGCGCCGTGGCGTGTGCCAGGACTTTGCCCACATCATGATCGGTTGCCTGCGCGCGCTGGGGCTGCCGGCGCGCTACGTGAGCGGCTACCTGCTCACCACGCCCGCGCCGGGCCAGCCACGGCTGGTCGGCAGCGATGCCTCGCATGCCTGGGTGTCGGTTTACGCGCCGGGCGTGGAGGGCGCGGCCGGCGCCTGGTACGACTTCGACCCCACCAACGACCGCGCCCCGGGCGCGGACTACGTGACCCTGGCCATCGGCCGGGACTTTGGCGATGTCTCGCCCATGCGCGGCCTGTTGCTGGGCGGCGGCGAACACCAGTTGCAGGTGGCGGTCACGGTCGAGCCATTGGCCTGA
- a CDS encoding circularly permuted type 2 ATP-grasp protein translates to MERTLNTLFSGTDAEPPASLAASLAAAAAHGHFDELRGHAARGSAEAGLAPDWARFFEHLGSDGFEDLDRRMAELRRQIHDNGVTYNVYADAESGPQRPWAVDLFPLILAPDDWQRIETGVLQRVRVMDRVMADVYGPQRLLASGLLPAALVLGNPGYLREMHGSVPPGDTFLHIAAFDLARGPDGHWWVVSQRTQAPSGLGYLLENRLAISRQFPEAFDAMQVQRLAGTYSALVAGLKRMSAAGDDALIALLTPGPYNETYFEHAYLARYLGLPLVEGSDLTVRDERLYLKTLQGLKPVHGLLKRLDDEFLDPLELRSDSTLGVPGLLQAVRAGNLLVANAPGSAFLESPALLGFLPALARHLLGEELSLPALPTWWCGERAVLDEVLPQLGDCVVKPTYASSPHHDSFDSVLGDTLSRRERDEWAGRILRRSDEHTLQSQLPISQMPTWRSLTSSSHGSGGIAPRSVMLRVFAVSDGPGSWRVLPGGMARVAGAGAGSGIASMQRGGSSADVWVLAPGHVDPTTMLQPTLSPVALAQRVRLVTSRAAENLFWLGRYTERAENTVRLARLALQVLNGDDQSSQPLLAWISAMAEDNALVLPSVPAATQARRVFERSLIDGLGRPERGSVAFNLQALRQAAAGVRERMAHEHWTIIVRAEEEFLRRSAEHAAGDGYQAVDALRLLEAASGHLAAITGGQTDRMTRDDGWRLLSVGRHIERLSFLSQAMALAFETGAVHDVAGFEGVLALFDSTITFHAQYQQTRDVAALLDLLVIDRDNPRSLGWVAQQLRSRLTRLAGQRPGELGALLPAVPDPEKWDLVSLCSTVDGDAEAPGALGLHALLQHCTEATFTLSDAIGALYFTHSIDAHASIVS, encoded by the coding sequence GTGGAGCGCACACTGAACACTCTCTTCTCAGGCACTGACGCCGAGCCCCCCGCCAGCCTGGCCGCCTCGCTGGCGGCTGCGGCTGCGCACGGCCATTTCGACGAGCTGCGCGGCCATGCCGCGCGCGGCTCGGCCGAGGCCGGCCTGGCGCCGGACTGGGCGCGCTTCTTCGAGCACCTGGGCTCCGACGGCTTCGAGGACCTGGACCGCCGCATGGCCGAGCTGCGCCGGCAGATCCATGACAACGGCGTCACCTACAACGTCTACGCCGACGCCGAAAGCGGCCCGCAGCGCCCCTGGGCGGTCGACCTGTTCCCGCTGATCCTGGCGCCCGACGACTGGCAGCGCATCGAAACCGGCGTGCTGCAGCGGGTGCGCGTGATGGACCGCGTCATGGCCGATGTCTACGGCCCGCAGCGCCTGCTGGCCAGCGGCCTGCTGCCGGCCGCGCTGGTGCTGGGCAACCCGGGCTACCTGCGCGAGATGCATGGCAGCGTGCCGCCCGGCGACACCTTTCTGCATATTGCCGCTTTTGACCTGGCGCGCGGCCCCGACGGCCACTGGTGGGTGGTGTCGCAGCGCACCCAGGCGCCTTCGGGCCTGGGCTACCTGCTGGAGAACCGCCTGGCCATATCGCGCCAGTTCCCCGAGGCCTTCGACGCCATGCAGGTGCAGCGCCTGGCCGGCACCTATAGCGCGCTGGTGGCGGGCTTGAAGCGCATGAGCGCGGCCGGTGACGATGCGCTGATCGCGCTGCTCACGCCCGGCCCCTACAACGAAACCTATTTTGAGCACGCCTACCTGGCGCGCTACCTGGGCCTGCCCCTGGTCGAGGGCAGCGACCTTACGGTGCGCGACGAGCGGCTCTACTTGAAGACCCTGCAGGGCCTGAAGCCCGTGCACGGCCTGCTCAAGCGGCTGGACGACGAGTTCCTGGACCCGCTGGAGCTGCGCTCTGACTCCACCCTGGGCGTGCCCGGCCTGCTGCAGGCGGTGCGCGCGGGCAACCTGCTGGTGGCCAATGCGCCGGGCTCGGCCTTTCTGGAGTCGCCCGCGCTGCTGGGCTTTTTGCCGGCGCTGGCGCGGCACCTGCTGGGCGAAGAGCTGTCGCTGCCCGCGCTGCCCACCTGGTGGTGCGGCGAGCGCGCCGTGCTGGATGAGGTGCTGCCGCAACTGGGCGACTGCGTGGTCAAGCCGACCTATGCCAGCTCTCCGCACCACGACAGCTTTGATTCGGTGCTGGGCGACACGCTCAGCCGGCGCGAGCGCGACGAATGGGCCGGCCGCATCCTGCGCCGCAGCGACGAGCACACGCTGCAGTCGCAACTGCCGATCTCGCAGATGCCGACCTGGCGCTCGCTTACCTCCAGCAGCCATGGCAGCGGCGGCATTGCGCCGCGCTCGGTCATGCTGCGCGTGTTCGCGGTGTCAGACGGCCCGGGCAGCTGGCGCGTGCTGCCTGGCGGCATGGCGCGTGTGGCGGGGGCGGGCGCCGGCAGCGGCATCGCCTCGATGCAGCGCGGCGGCAGCAGTGCCGACGTCTGGGTGCTGGCGCCCGGCCATGTCGACCCGACCACGATGCTGCAGCCCACGCTGTCACCCGTGGCCCTGGCCCAGCGTGTGCGCCTGGTCACCAGCCGCGCGGCAGAGAACCTGTTCTGGCTCGGCCGCTACACCGAGCGCGCCGAGAACACGGTGCGCCTGGCGCGCCTGGCGCTGCAAGTGCTCAACGGCGACGACCAGTCCTCGCAGCCGCTGCTGGCCTGGATCTCGGCCATGGCCGAGGACAACGCGCTGGTGCTGCCCAGCGTGCCCGCCGCCACGCAGGCGCGCCGGGTGTTCGAGCGCTCGTTGATCGACGGCCTGGGCCGGCCCGAGCGCGGCAGCGTTGCCTTCAACCTGCAGGCGCTGCGCCAGGCTGCGGCCGGCGTGCGCGAGCGCATGGCGCACGAGCACTGGACCATCATCGTGCGCGCCGAAGAAGAATTCTTGCGCCGCAGCGCCGAGCACGCAGCCGGCGACGGCTACCAGGCGGTCGATGCGCTGCGCCTGCTCGAAGCCGCCAGCGGCCACCTGGCCGCCATCACCGGCGGCCAGACCGACCGCATGACGCGCGACGATGGCTGGCGCCTGCTGTCCGTGGGCCGGCACATCGAGCGCCTGTCCTTCCTGTCGCAGGCCATGGCGCTGGCCTTCGAGACCGGCGCCGTGCACGACGTCGCTGGTTTTGAAGGCGTGCTGGCGCTGTTCGACAGCACCATCACCTTCCACGCCCAGTACCAGCAGACGCGCGACGTGGCCGCGCTGCTGGACCTGCTGGTGATAGACCGTGACAACCCGCGCTCGCTTGGCTGGGTGGCGCAGCAGTTGCGCAGCCGCCTCACGCGTTTGGCCGGCCAGCGCCCGGGCGAACTGGGCGCGCTGCTGCCGGCCGTGCCTGACCCGGAAAAGTGGGACCTGGTCAGCCTGTGCAGCACGGTGGACGGCGATGCGGAAGCCCCGGGCGCGTTGGGCCTGCATGCCCTGCTGCAGCATTGCACCGAGGCGACATTCACGCTGTCGGATGCGATTGGTGCGCTCTATTTCACCCACTCGATAGACGCTCACGCGAGCATCGTCAGCTAG